The following coding sequences are from one Anabaena sphaerica FACHB-251 window:
- a CDS encoding COX15/CtaA family protein, whose protein sequence is MNEFVLEQQNEAAAQHNSPKEVIRRLVWKICIATLILMAIGSATRVMNAGLACPDWPLCYGELVPAKQMNLQVFLEWFHRLDAALIGFSAIALAGLSWWHRRVLPNWLPWASTLSLFLIVFQGVLGGLTVTQLLRFDIVTAHLGTALLFFIVLLVIGTALTPYQGTGTVGKLPWVGLVAAVLVYLQSLLGALVGSRWALHQCFAGDQLCGVMYSHIFGLLPPTAATLAIVFISWRTPALHPTLRRLANIAGSLLILQLLLGVATFRLHLQVEPLTVTHQAVGATLLGTLVVFTVLALRDRTICNS, encoded by the coding sequence ATGAACGAATTTGTCCTAGAACAACAAAATGAAGCGGCAGCCCAACACAACAGCCCCAAGGAAGTCATTCGTCGCTTGGTGTGGAAAATTTGCATAGCCACATTAATTTTGATGGCCATAGGCAGTGCCACCCGCGTTATGAATGCTGGACTTGCTTGCCCAGACTGGCCGTTGTGCTATGGGGAATTGGTGCCAGCCAAGCAAATGAATCTTCAAGTATTCTTGGAGTGGTTTCACAGATTAGATGCGGCGTTGATTGGTTTTAGCGCGATCGCTCTGGCCGGTTTATCCTGGTGGCATCGTCGTGTTTTACCCAACTGGTTGCCTTGGGCATCAACATTGTCCCTGTTTTTAATTGTCTTCCAAGGGGTTTTGGGAGGACTAACCGTTACCCAACTGTTGCGGTTTGATATTGTGACTGCCCATTTGGGAACGGCACTCTTGTTTTTCATCGTCCTGTTAGTCATCGGTACGGCACTTACCCCCTATCAGGGAACTGGAACCGTTGGTAAGCTGCCTTGGGTGGGTTTAGTTGCTGCTGTTTTGGTTTATTTGCAAAGTCTACTCGGTGCTTTGGTAGGTTCTCGCTGGGCGTTGCATCAATGCTTTGCCGGAGATCAACTCTGTGGTGTGATGTACAGCCATATTTTTGGGTTGCTACCACCAACGGCGGCTACTTTGGCAATTGTGTTTATATCCTGGCGCACACCAGCACTACATCCCACATTGCGACGACTGGCAAATATTGCTGGGAGCTTGTTGATTTTACAACTACTGTTGGGAGTTGCCACTTTCCGACTACATCTACAAGTCGAGCCTCTAACCGTTACTCACCAAGCTGTAGGTGCTACTTTGTTGGGTACTTTGGTGGTGTTTACGGTTCTAGCACTACGTGACAGAACAATTTGTAACTCGTAA
- a CDS encoding Calvin cycle protein CP12 yields MTTFDGVQAAKNNSGLNQPQTIQQAILEAITEAREVCDHNGINSPNCAVAWDIVEELQAENAHQKQAKHRQTSLESYCEMYPDALECLIYDL; encoded by the coding sequence ATGACAACTTTCGACGGAGTTCAAGCTGCTAAGAATAACTCCGGACTCAACCAACCTCAAACCATTCAACAAGCAATTCTTGAAGCTATTACTGAAGCCAGAGAAGTTTGTGATCACAATGGTATTAATTCACCTAATTGTGCTGTAGCTTGGGATATTGTCGAAGAATTGCAAGCAGAAAACGCACATCAAAAACAAGCAAAACATCGTCAAACTTCCCTAGAAAGTTACTGCGAAATGTATCCAGATGCCTTAGAGTGTTTAATTTACGATCTCTGA
- a CDS encoding AAA family ATPase, which translates to MVITEKNFYKATNPARTLVARNVEDQKCYIDFSEVRGEDIISTIKDSITVWNTDIPTCNLFTGHIGCGKSTELLRLQVELETEGFHVVYFESSEDLEITDVDIADVFLAIASRISKSLDTIVLEEPKKFQELLQGAWNILNSEVTGVKAKIPGVPEVGVNLDGQKFSLSLGIGEITTKMKSDSTLRTKINQYLGPQKTNLIQAINQELLEPAISKLKQQGKNGLVVIVDNLDRIDNTVKPWGRTQQEYLFVDQGEYLTKLNCHVIYTMPLALKFSNEYGILTQRFPERPKILPMVPVKWSDGRIHERGLALMRQMILARAFPNLAPEDRLNKVTEIFDTPETLDRLCQVSGGHVRDILKLLNPWIMKDKIFPLQSNTLEQIIRELRNDFSLRLSAEEWQLLRHVKETKEVSDDQGYQKLIRSRFVFEYRDKGELWFDVNPILAESENCQNQDIQD; encoded by the coding sequence ATGGTAATAACTGAAAAGAATTTTTATAAAGCCACTAACCCTGCACGCACTCTTGTAGCGCGGAATGTGGAAGATCAAAAATGTTATATTGACTTTTCTGAAGTGCGTGGTGAGGATATCATCAGCACTATCAAAGATAGTATTACAGTGTGGAATACGGATATACCTACCTGTAACTTATTTACTGGACATATTGGTTGCGGTAAATCGACAGAATTATTACGGTTACAAGTAGAATTAGAAACAGAAGGTTTTCATGTTGTCTATTTTGAATCTAGCGAAGATTTAGAAATCACAGATGTAGATATTGCTGATGTGTTTCTGGCTATTGCTAGTCGCATTAGTAAAAGTCTCGATACAATCGTACTCGAAGAACCGAAAAAATTTCAGGAATTACTTCAAGGTGCATGGAATATCTTAAACTCTGAAGTTACAGGTGTGAAAGCCAAAATTCCTGGTGTTCCAGAAGTTGGGGTTAATCTTGACGGACAAAAGTTTTCTCTGTCTTTGGGTATTGGGGAAATCACCACAAAAATGAAAAGTGATTCCACATTAAGAACCAAAATCAATCAATATTTGGGACCACAGAAAACCAACTTAATACAAGCAATTAATCAAGAACTTTTAGAGCCTGCCATTTCTAAACTCAAACAACAAGGTAAAAATGGTTTAGTTGTCATAGTTGATAACCTAGACCGCATAGATAATACCGTTAAACCCTGGGGTCGGACACAACAAGAATATCTCTTTGTAGACCAAGGTGAATATCTGACTAAACTGAATTGTCATGTTATTTATACCATGCCTTTGGCTTTGAAATTTTCCAATGAATATGGCATACTAACTCAACGATTTCCAGAACGCCCAAAAATATTACCAATGGTTCCCGTTAAGTGGTCAGATGGTAGAATCCATGAACGGGGATTAGCACTAATGCGACAGATGATTTTAGCTAGAGCATTCCCTAATTTAGCACCAGAAGACCGCTTAAATAAAGTTACTGAAATTTTTGACACTCCAGAAACTTTAGACCGTTTGTGTCAGGTTAGCGGTGGTCATGTGCGCGATATTTTGAAGTTATTAAACCCCTGGATTATGAAAGATAAAATATTTCCTCTCCAGAGTAACACTTTAGAGCAGATTATTCGTGAACTACGTAACGACTTCTCCTTAAGACTTTCTGCTGAAGAATGGCAATTATTACGTCATGTCAAAGAAACTAAAGAAGTTAGTGATGATCAAGGATATCAGAAATTAATCCGCAGTAGATTTGTATTTGAATATCGAGATAAAGGTGAATTATGGTTTGATGTAAATCCGATTTTAGCAGAATCAGAAAATTGTCAGAATCAGGATATCCAGGATTAA
- a CDS encoding heme o synthase has product MIETNVSRHHDTFLQVIQSYYQLTKPRIIPLLLITTAGSMWIAAKGQVDPLLLLVTLIGGTLAAASAQTINCIYDRDIDYDMERTRHRPMPSGRVQPRDALIFAIALAVGSFTLLAVFANLLAALLAFSGIVFYVLVYTHWLKRHSTQNIVIGGAAGAIPALVGWAAVTDTLSWAAWLIFAIVFLWTPPHFWALALMIRDDYAKVGIPMLPVVAGDKATVRQIWYYTVITVTATVLLFYPLHASGIVYVVIALTLGGGFVHKSWRLLQNPEDKTIARELFLYSISYMMLLCLGMVVDSLPITHHLVSTVLNQLHLVS; this is encoded by the coding sequence ATGATTGAGACTAATGTCTCTCGCCACCACGATACATTTCTCCAGGTGATTCAAAGTTATTACCAGCTAACCAAGCCTCGGATTATTCCGTTGCTGTTAATTACAACCGCTGGCAGTATGTGGATTGCTGCTAAAGGGCAAGTAGACCCTTTGCTGTTGCTAGTAACGCTGATTGGTGGTACTTTGGCTGCTGCCAGCGCCCAAACAATTAACTGTATCTATGACCGAGATATAGATTATGACATGGAACGGACGCGCCATCGTCCTATGCCTTCTGGTAGGGTGCAGCCCCGTGACGCGTTAATTTTTGCGATCGCTCTGGCTGTGGGTTCTTTTACTCTCCTAGCAGTATTCGCCAATCTCCTGGCTGCACTTTTAGCATTTTCTGGGATCGTTTTTTATGTTTTGGTCTATACCCATTGGCTAAAACGTCACAGCACTCAAAATATTGTTATCGGTGGTGCTGCGGGAGCAATACCAGCTTTAGTCGGTTGGGCTGCGGTAACTGATACTTTAAGCTGGGCGGCTTGGCTAATTTTTGCCATTGTCTTTTTATGGACTCCGCCTCATTTCTGGGCTTTGGCGTTGATGATTCGGGATGACTACGCTAAAGTTGGCATACCCATGTTACCTGTGGTAGCAGGTGATAAAGCCACAGTCCGGCAGATTTGGTACTACACTGTGATTACCGTAACTGCCACGGTATTACTGTTTTATCCTTTACACGCTAGTGGGATTGTTTATGTAGTGATTGCTCTGACTTTGGGCGGGGGATTTGTCCACAAGTCTTGGCGGTTATTACAAAACCCAGAGGATAAGACTATAGCTAGAGAGTTGTTCTTATATTCCATTTCTTACATGATGTTGTTGTGTTTGGGGATGGTGGTTGATAGTTTACCGATTACTCATCATCTGGTGAGTACAGTTCTTAATCAGCTGCACTTGGTTAGTTAG
- a CDS encoding cytochrome c oxidase subunit II, translated as MKIPSSIWTLLIGIVLTLVSLWYGQNHGLLPTAASDEAVLIDGLFSAMLTVSVSIFLIVEGVLIYSAFKYRRRAGDNEDGPPIEGNVPLEILWTAIPAIIVIGISVYSFDVYNQIGGFDPHAVHAAPERLMMEQSMSMPGTAIAATLSDTPPSTEPNLNQAKSDQAMQDPATAAVRNAEIPQLRNAPGVGSVAPSLGASQEKEGQPPQLVVNVSALQYAWLFTYPDTGVTTGELHVPIGQEVQMNMTANDVIHAFWVPEFRLKQDVIPGRQTEVRFTPRKEGSYTLICAELCGPYHGAMQTQVVIESQEAYETWMQEQLVASKDTLNQAVAINPADLSPDEFLAPYTKEMGIHAEMVHQVHH; from the coding sequence GTGAAAATTCCAAGTTCGATCTGGACATTACTCATTGGCATCGTGCTAACCCTAGTCAGCCTCTGGTACGGTCAAAATCACGGTCTGTTGCCTACAGCCGCATCAGATGAAGCCGTATTGATAGATGGTTTATTTAGCGCGATGCTAACTGTTTCCGTAAGTATATTTCTAATAGTAGAAGGTGTTTTAATCTACTCAGCATTTAAATACCGTCGGCGTGCAGGTGATAACGAAGACGGGCCACCAATTGAAGGTAATGTACCGCTAGAAATACTCTGGACGGCGATCCCAGCAATTATCGTGATCGGTATTTCGGTTTACAGCTTTGATGTATACAACCAAATCGGTGGATTTGATCCTCATGCAGTCCATGCAGCCCCTGAAAGACTGATGATGGAACAATCAATGTCCATGCCAGGAACTGCTATTGCTGCCACTTTAAGCGATACACCTCCCAGCACAGAACCAAATCTGAACCAAGCAAAATCTGACCAGGCCATGCAAGACCCGGCCACCGCAGCAGTCCGCAATGCAGAAATTCCCCAACTGCGGAATGCTCCCGGTGTCGGTAGTGTTGCGCCCTCCTTGGGAGCAAGTCAGGAAAAAGAGGGACAACCACCGCAATTAGTCGTTAACGTCTCTGCCCTCCAGTACGCTTGGTTGTTCACATACCCAGATACAGGCGTGACTACTGGGGAACTCCATGTTCCCATCGGACAGGAAGTGCAAATGAACATGACCGCTAACGATGTCATCCATGCCTTTTGGGTTCCAGAATTCCGCCTTAAACAAGATGTGATCCCTGGTAGACAAACAGAGGTTCGCTTCACACCCAGAAAAGAGGGCAGCTATACCTTGATTTGCGCGGAACTGTGTGGCCCCTACCACGGAGCAATGCAAACCCAAGTAGTAATAGAGTCCCAAGAGGCTTATGAAACTTGGATGCAAGAACAGCTAGTTGCTAGTAAAGATACTCTCAATCAAGCAGTTGCTATCAACCCTGCGGATTTATCCCCAGATGAATTTCTCGCTCCCTACACTAAGGAAATGGGCATTCACGCAGAAATGGTGCATCAAGTTCACCATTAG
- the ctaD gene encoding cytochrome c oxidase subunit I, protein MTQAQLQETANIPTPQEEPGVRKWWEFFTFNTDHKVIGIQYLVTSFIFYCIGGVMADLVRTELRTPEVDFVTPEVYNSLFTLHATIMIFLWIVPAGAGFANYLIPLMIGARDMAFPRLNAVAFWMIPPAGVLLIASLAVGDAPDAGWTSYPPLSLVTGQVGEAIWIISVLLLGTSSILGSINFIVTLLKMRVPSMGVHQMPLFCWAMLATSALVLLSTPVLAGALILLSFDLLAGTTFFNPTGGGDPVVYQHMFWFYSHPAVYIMILPFFGAISEIIPIHSRKPIFGYKAIAYSSLAISFLGLIVWAHHMFTSGIPGWLRMFFMITTMIIAVPTGIKIFSWLATMWGGKIALNSPMLFAIGFVGTFVIGGVSGVMLAAVPFDIHVHDTYFVVAHLHYVLFGGSVLGIFAAIYHWFPKMTGRMMNEFWGKVHFVLTIVGLNMTFLPMHKLGMMGMNRRIAQYDPKFTSLNEICTYGSYILAISTLPFLINAVWSWFYGEKAPNNPWRALTLEWMTTSPPAIENFETLPVLTTGPYDYGVKEKKVDVTQVLIAKPDEPYPTIESNV, encoded by the coding sequence ATGACACAAGCACAATTACAAGAAACTGCCAATATTCCCACCCCCCAGGAAGAACCAGGGGTGAGAAAGTGGTGGGAATTTTTTACATTCAATACCGACCATAAGGTAATTGGTATTCAATACCTAGTTACATCCTTTATTTTCTACTGCATTGGCGGTGTGATGGCTGACTTGGTGCGGACAGAACTCCGCACACCAGAGGTAGATTTTGTTACCCCAGAGGTCTATAACAGCCTGTTCACACTCCACGCCACCATTATGATTTTCCTGTGGATTGTACCAGCAGGGGCTGGTTTTGCTAACTATCTCATCCCCTTAATGATTGGGGCTAGGGATATGGCATTTCCTCGCTTAAATGCTGTAGCTTTTTGGATGATTCCCCCTGCGGGTGTGCTACTGATCGCTAGTTTGGCGGTGGGTGATGCACCAGATGCCGGTTGGACTTCCTACCCTCCTTTAAGCTTGGTAACAGGTCAAGTGGGTGAAGCTATTTGGATTATCAGCGTCCTGCTGTTGGGTACATCATCAATTTTGGGTTCGATTAACTTTATCGTTACCCTTCTGAAAATGCGTGTTCCCAGCATGGGAGTCCATCAAATGCCCTTGTTTTGTTGGGCGATGTTGGCAACTTCGGCTTTAGTGTTACTATCTACACCTGTACTTGCCGGGGCGCTAATTCTACTTTCCTTTGATTTATTAGCAGGAACAACATTTTTTAACCCCACCGGTGGAGGTGATCCGGTAGTTTACCAGCATATGTTCTGGTTCTACTCCCACCCAGCGGTTTACATCATGATTTTGCCTTTCTTTGGGGCAATTTCTGAGATTATCCCAATTCATTCTCGTAAACCCATTTTCGGTTATAAAGCGATCGCCTATTCTTCCCTAGCTATCAGCTTTTTGGGGCTAATCGTTTGGGCGCACCATATGTTCACCAGTGGTATCCCCGGCTGGTTACGGATGTTCTTCATGATCACCACCATGATCATCGCTGTCCCCACAGGGATCAAAATTTTTAGCTGGTTAGCAACTATGTGGGGTGGCAAAATCGCACTAAATAGCCCCATGTTATTTGCAATAGGTTTTGTGGGTACATTCGTTATCGGTGGCGTGAGTGGCGTGATGTTAGCCGCAGTCCCCTTTGATATTCACGTTCACGACACTTATTTTGTAGTTGCACACCTGCACTATGTTCTTTTTGGTGGTAGCGTCTTAGGCATTTTTGCCGCTATCTATCATTGGTTCCCAAAAATGACGGGACGAATGATGAACGAATTTTGGGGTAAGGTTCACTTTGTTTTGACCATTGTTGGTTTGAATATGACCTTTTTACCCATGCACAAACTGGGAATGATGGGTATGAATCGTCGTATTGCCCAATATGACCCCAAATTCACTTCTTTGAATGAAATCTGTACTTACGGGTCTTATATCCTAGCTATTTCGACATTACCCTTTCTCATCAATGCCGTATGGAGTTGGTTTTATGGTGAAAAAGCGCCTAATAATCCTTGGCGCGCACTTACCCTAGAGTGGATGACAACTTCACCACCAGCAATTGAGAATTTTGAGACACTCCCTGTTTTAACTACTGGCCCCTACGACTACGGCGTAAAAGAGAAAAAAGTTGATGTCACTCAAGTCTTAATCGCCAAACCAGACGAACCCTATCCAACTATTGAGTCTAATGTGTAA